A portion of the Celeribacter baekdonensis genome contains these proteins:
- a CDS encoding peptidoglycan DD-metalloendopeptidase family protein, protein MRQIEIPAKLAQKLAVALRDAPDVHRAIVACLDGVTVSAVSSVPEDQADGLYDQVRAALDPVEDAALIQRLEALDPAFLTAVIRYGLGHAPIPHATAIHTDLARVAVAPVMRPDPNGTAFLPLPSDRVGMPAFSDRAFDAWFTGQRAPDLPADQPLYGYGLYGEQRSVYMADQYRDASGPEPRSRHLGIDIFAPAGTMVCAPLAGRVHRVAYNADPLDYGHTVILEHRTAEGLPFWTLYGHLGVPLPALAEGADIAIGQDIAPLGDWHENGGWAPHLHFQIITSLLTQTGGNFFGVGHDSLWPVWSTISPDPNLILRLPNAAFGLKGL, encoded by the coding sequence ATGCGCCAGATCGAAATACCCGCCAAATTGGCGCAAAAGCTGGCCGTGGCGCTGCGCGATGCGCCGGATGTGCACCGGGCGATTGTCGCCTGTCTCGACGGAGTGACCGTGTCAGCAGTGTCTTCTGTGCCAGAGGATCAGGCGGACGGGCTTTATGATCAGGTTCGCGCCGCTCTTGATCCGGTTGAGGATGCCGCCCTGATCCAGAGGCTTGAGGCGCTGGACCCGGCGTTTTTAACCGCTGTGATCCGCTATGGGTTGGGCCATGCGCCAATCCCCCATGCCACGGCCATTCACACCGATCTTGCGCGCGTGGCGGTGGCCCCGGTGATGCGTCCCGATCCCAATGGCACGGCGTTCCTACCGCTGCCTTCGGATCGCGTCGGGATGCCCGCCTTTTCCGATCGCGCCTTTGATGCATGGTTCACCGGGCAACGCGCGCCCGATCTGCCTGCCGATCAGCCGCTTTACGGCTATGGCCTCTATGGCGAACAGCGCAGCGTTTATATGGCCGATCAATATCGCGATGCCTCGGGGCCAGAACCGCGCAGCCGTCATTTGGGCATCGACATTTTCGCCCCCGCTGGCACGATGGTTTGCGCGCCTTTGGCCGGACGGGTGCATCGCGTGGCCTATAATGCCGATCCTTTGGATTACGGCCATACGGTGATTTTGGAACATCGGACGGCGGAGGGCCTGCCGTTTTGGACCCTTTATGGTCATCTTGGCGTCCCCCTCCCTGCTCTCGCTGAAGGGGCAGACATTGCCATCGGCCAAGACATTGCGCCGTTGGGGGATTGGCATGAGAACGGCGGCTGGGCGCCGCATTTGCATTTTCAGATCATCACCAGCCTGTTGACCCAAACCGGCGGGAATTTCTTTGGCGTCGGCCACGATAGCCTCTGGCCCGTTTGGTCAACCATCAGCCCGGACCCCAACCTGATCCTGCGCCTGCCGAACGCGGCTTTCGGCCTTAAAGGCCTATAA
- a CDS encoding class I adenylate-forming enzyme family protein, with translation MTIANWLYQTALSWPNRPALYEGDVLRQTYADLLQATCNRAAWLRTEHGVQAGDRVAVFAKNAPEYIEALHACWWIGAVVVPINCKLHPREAEWIIRDSEAALVITQSGTLFAEQADIHEAALCMPVRQNEKLTPPAPVSDQDLAWLFYTSGTTGTPKGVMLSHGNVRQMTLCYALDVDAAHPNDHMLYAAPMSHGAGLYMFAQIRAGGAHLIPASHGFDSEEIIGLAKTRGNLVFFAAPTMVKRLIAVSKAQGYTGEGIRTIIYGGGPMYANDINDALACYGPRFVQIYGQGETPMTISVLGRDLVADQSNPRWQARRASVGIAQGAVTLAVLGADGTAVPPGVTGEICVQGPTVMQGYWKNAQASEHALNGGWLHTGDLGHLDEDGFLYLTDRSKDVIISGGTNIYPREVEEALLCHPAVFEVAVIGVPEPDWGEQVLAYVVFEHGQSASVPELDSWCRQHIAAFKRPKRYEFVKDLPKNSYGKVLKTDLRTQAASEAAPV, from the coding sequence ATGACTATCGCGAATTGGCTGTATCAAACGGCCTTGTCTTGGCCAAACCGCCCTGCCCTGTATGAGGGCGATGTGTTGCGCCAGACTTATGCTGATCTCTTGCAAGCGACCTGTAACCGCGCCGCGTGGCTGCGCACTGAACATGGCGTTCAGGCGGGGGATCGGGTGGCAGTTTTTGCCAAGAATGCGCCTGAATATATCGAAGCGCTTCACGCCTGTTGGTGGATTGGTGCCGTGGTTGTGCCGATCAATTGCAAACTTCACCCGCGCGAAGCCGAATGGATCATTCGAGATTCAGAAGCCGCACTGGTGATCACGCAAAGCGGGACACTGTTTGCAGAACAGGCAGATATTCACGAAGCAGCGCTTTGTATGCCCGTCAGACAAAATGAAAAACTCACGCCCCCTGCGCCGGTTTCAGATCAAGATCTCGCTTGGCTGTTCTACACTTCAGGCACGACAGGAACCCCCAAAGGGGTGATGCTAAGCCATGGGAATGTGCGTCAGATGACGCTTTGTTACGCCTTGGACGTCGATGCCGCGCACCCCAATGATCACATGCTCTATGCCGCACCGATGTCGCATGGGGCGGGCCTTTATATGTTCGCGCAAATCCGCGCCGGTGGTGCCCACCTCATTCCCGCCTCGCACGGGTTTGACAGCGAAGAGATCATCGGTCTGGCCAAGACACGGGGAAATCTCGTTTTCTTTGCGGCTCCCACCATGGTCAAACGGCTGATCGCCGTTTCAAAAGCGCAGGGATATACTGGTGAGGGCATTCGCACGATCATTTACGGCGGCGGGCCGATGTATGCGAATGACATCAATGACGCCCTTGCCTGTTATGGCCCGCGTTTTGTCCAGATTTACGGTCAGGGCGAAACGCCGATGACAATTTCCGTCCTAGGGCGGGATTTGGTCGCGGATCAGTCGAACCCACGCTGGCAAGCCCGCCGTGCCTCTGTCGGCATTGCACAGGGCGCTGTCACGCTCGCGGTGCTTGGCGCCGATGGCACCGCTGTGCCACCGGGGGTGACGGGGGAGATTTGCGTTCAAGGGCCAACGGTCATGCAGGGCTATTGGAAAAACGCGCAGGCCAGTGAACACGCCCTAAATGGCGGGTGGCTTCATACTGGTGACCTTGGGCATCTGGACGAAGACGGGTTTCTCTATCTCACCGACCGCTCGAAGGATGTGATCATCTCCGGAGGCACAAATATCTACCCCCGTGAGGTCGAAGAAGCGCTGTTGTGCCATCCGGCCGTCTTTGAGGTTGCCGTGATCGGAGTGCCCGAACCGGACTGGGGCGAACAGGTTCTCGCCTATGTCGTGTTCGAACACGGACAAAGCGCCAGTGTGCCGGAGCTCGACAGTTGGTGCCGCCAACATATCGCGGCGTTCAAACGCCCGAAACGCTACGAATTCGTCAAGGATCTGCCGAAGAACAGCTATGGGAAGGTTTTGAAAACCGACCTTAGAACCCAAGCTGCCTCTGAGGCAGCGCCGGTGTAA
- a CDS encoding LuxR C-terminal-related transcriptional regulator, translated as MNYDQISEADLDLTGFMDAPIGLMVLSNRVIQRANTEMERIFGWTRDELEGQSIRILYPSSVDYEKTGARWQRWLKGRPRYADERFMQCRSGEIIWTRAAARTLTPTDPFRLMVWTFEHLENSPATSATLTPREREVARYIVNGYTSKETGQAMGISPRTVEVHRSSVMKKLGVQNAAELVAKMIVRS; from the coding sequence ATGAATTACGATCAAATTTCCGAGGCAGATCTCGATTTGACCGGGTTCATGGATGCCCCGATTGGCCTCATGGTTCTTTCAAACCGTGTCATTCAACGCGCCAATACGGAGATGGAGCGTATCTTTGGCTGGACCCGTGACGAGCTTGAGGGACAGTCGATCCGCATCCTCTACCCGTCGAGTGTGGATTACGAAAAGACAGGCGCACGGTGGCAGAGGTGGCTCAAGGGCCGACCGCGCTATGCTGACGAACGGTTCATGCAATGTCGCAGCGGTGAGATCATCTGGACCCGAGCTGCGGCGCGCACCCTGACGCCAACCGATCCCTTTCGGCTTATGGTCTGGACCTTTGAGCATCTGGAAAATAGCCCCGCAACATCTGCGACACTGACGCCGCGCGAACGCGAAGTCGCGCGGTATATTGTGAATGGCTACACCAGCAAAGAAACAGGGCAGGCCATGGGGATTTCGCCGCGCACGGTTGAGGTCCATCGCAGTTCTGTCATGAAAAAACTCGGCGTACAGAATGCAGCCGAACTGGTCGCAAAGATGATTGTGCGGAGTTAA
- the dctP gene encoding C4-dicarboxylate TRAP transporter substrate-binding protein: MKRRDFLKTTGALAGAGMFSSLPGFAQAATSLKFDSYVSETAGPSWVDRWFFEELEKRTNGDISMKYYWAGSLNKVGEHLGAVRDGTSEATLIAPGYYQAELPVTRGLEWYFRMARADELQLVCRDVYEAFAPLRQEWEDRHRSKVLYWTNWNYAPLIMREPITSLADLKGKKIRAYGVATDVIEGFGGIAVPMAAGEVYQALERGVLDGVYGFDFVTAVAYKLHEIAPNFHDIGDGPHAPAVTVMNRRVWDGLPAEHQQVCTDLANELYAGKFAEIYNKVLAEYVQKAISEGVTLSSLPDAEKAKAKATVQPAQVNKWIETVAKPNGIDGDAMQNVVEDAIARHAGTGTMKRPVEIAAGL; encoded by the coding sequence ATGAAAAGACGTGACTTTTTGAAAACCACAGGGGCTTTGGCAGGGGCCGGGATGTTCTCAAGCCTGCCCGGTTTTGCGCAGGCTGCCACTTCGCTGAAATTCGACAGCTACGTGAGTGAAACGGCCGGACCGTCTTGGGTTGATCGCTGGTTCTTTGAGGAACTGGAAAAACGCACAAACGGGGACATCAGTATGAAATATTACTGGGCCGGGAGCCTCAACAAAGTGGGGGAGCATCTGGGCGCTGTGCGTGATGGGACGAGCGAGGCAACTCTGATTGCTCCGGGCTATTATCAGGCCGAACTCCCGGTCACACGTGGGCTTGAGTGGTATTTCCGTATGGCGCGTGCCGATGAACTGCAATTGGTGTGCCGCGATGTTTACGAAGCCTTCGCACCGCTGCGTCAGGAGTGGGAAGACCGGCATCGCTCTAAGGTGCTGTACTGGACCAACTGGAACTACGCCCCCCTCATCATGCGCGAGCCGATCACCTCGCTTGCCGATCTCAAAGGCAAGAAAATCCGCGCCTATGGTGTGGCCACGGATGTGATCGAAGGCTTTGGCGGCATCGCTGTGCCAATGGCGGCGGGCGAAGTGTATCAAGCACTTGAACGCGGCGTGCTTGACGGGGTCTACGGTTTCGATTTCGTCACCGCCGTGGCCTATAAGCTGCACGAGATTGCGCCGAATTTCCATGACATCGGCGATGGTCCTCATGCCCCTGCGGTGACGGTGATGAACCGCCGCGTTTGGGATGGCCTGCCTGCTGAGCATCAACAGGTCTGTACCGATCTCGCCAATGAGCTTTACGCAGGGAAATTTGCCGAAATCTACAACAAGGTGTTGGCCGAGTATGTGCAAAAGGCGATCTCAGAAGGCGTGACCCTGTCCTCTCTGCCTGACGCGGAAAAAGCCAAGGCCAAAGCCACGGTTCAGCCTGCTCAAGTCAATAAATGGATCGAGACAGTCGCCAAGCCGAACGGCATTGACGGGGATGCGATGCAGAACGTGGTGGAAGACGCCATCGCACGCCACGCAGGGACCGGCACAATGAAGCGTCCGGTCGAAATTGCGGCAGGCTTGTAA
- a CDS encoding YaeQ family protein, with product MAQKSTIYKVELTVSDMDRHYYETHKLTVAKHPSETDERLMVRLLAFALNAHEQLEMTKGLSTDDEPDIWQKSLSGELELWVALGLPSEKIVRQSCAKSDKVIVYSYGGRTAEMWWDKIKNSTTRFENLQVINLSEQDTRALEGLANRSMKLQVNIQDGEVMVSVDESAVYVSPVKWKNADH from the coding sequence ATGGCGCAAAAATCCACCATTTATAAAGTTGAACTGACCGTATCTGATATGGATCGTCACTATTATGAGACCCATAAACTGACCGTTGCCAAGCACCCGTCAGAGACAGATGAACGGTTGATGGTGCGCCTTTTGGCGTTTGCTTTGAATGCCCATGAGCAACTGGAAATGACAAAGGGCCTGTCAACGGATGATGAACCAGATATTTGGCAGAAAAGCCTGAGTGGCGAGCTTGAGTTGTGGGTGGCGTTGGGGCTTCCGAGCGAAAAGATTGTGCGGCAATCCTGTGCCAAATCCGACAAGGTCATTGTCTATTCTTACGGTGGCAGGACGGCTGAGATGTGGTGGGACAAGATCAAAAACAGCACCACGCGTTTTGAGAACCTTCAGGTCATAAATCTCTCAGAACAGGACACCCGTGCTCTGGAAGGACTGGCAAATCGCTCGATGAAACTACAGGTGAATATTCAAGACGGCGAAGTGATGGTCAGTGTCGACGAGAGCGCGGTTTACGTCAGCCCGGTCAAATGGAAAAACGCGGATCATTGA
- a CDS encoding Ig-like domain-containing protein encodes MRINHHSVYIGYLALILTTLLALASPAVAFDAPSRGDQSLSLNAFCRLTAFVHNLNGGLASARVSPASGGSTATQAAGGASFFEGSVSGTFPPLSTANLEANCGLADVALLTQQGASGSYAASDFIGFSFEATETGNGDRYAYLAEIRGATGTTVTISQTLVNAAPTVTLGSLSGPDGSGDYTVIATLSENSSDFTSSSLTLTNATATVSGSGSSYSIVLSPIADGVVDVSVQKGAFTDSLGLGNWVASNDVTFSVDFTAPTVSIAAFTGAANGNQTAVITLSEASTDFEVGDLTLTNATATLTGSGTSYTATLTPLADGTVALSVGAGSFTDAAGNDNTASNEVTATFDGTAPTATLGALSGPVAGVYTANLTFSEAVTGLAAAELTVVNATATLSGSGSTYVVNLTPQADGALSVTVPADVAEDAAGNGNTASTTQGATFDGTAPTVTIGALTGPTAGVYTAAITLSEASTDFEVGDLTLTNATATLTGSGTSYTATLTPLADGTVALSVGAGSFTDAAGNDNTASNEVTATFDGTAPTVNITGAPTTVNATTSFTVTITFSEDVTGFESTDITTSNATVSSLAGSGAVYQAHLRAAGSGAITLVVPADAAVDAGNNGNLASNSVNIADVTVEQTQELIASFIQTRANQLIRSQPGLTGFLSGQAQGEFDVNVTRGQGQFNFASNPDDPIWMRAQGSWSSNTTSKSRYMFGALGSHRKVNENLLIGAMLQFDHLSEDTGNASVDGTGWMVGPYFVAKSAGQPLYFEGRLLYGETSNTISPFGTYEDDFDTTRVLAQFKVTGEYAYGSTTTLYPFFDASYVADDQHSYVDSLGNTIPGQDINLGQIEIGLDFKRDIPVISGELTLLGGVSGIWSQTGGSGFASTVSPDYEGGRMRVELGVNRMLSATRTFNAATFYDGIGAGGFESFGVSLGYKMQF; translated from the coding sequence ATGCGTATAAACCACCACAGTGTCTATATCGGGTATCTCGCCCTTATCTTGACCACACTGCTTGCCCTTGCATCGCCCGCTGTGGCCTTTGATGCACCGTCGCGTGGCGACCAGAGTTTAAGCTTGAATGCCTTTTGCCGCTTGACGGCTTTCGTCCATAACCTGAATGGGGGACTGGCATCGGCACGCGTCAGCCCCGCCAGCGGTGGATCAACAGCAACCCAAGCGGCCGGCGGAGCAAGCTTTTTCGAAGGCAGCGTTTCCGGCACTTTTCCACCTTTATCTACGGCCAATCTGGAAGCAAACTGTGGTCTTGCAGATGTTGCTCTTCTTACTCAGCAAGGGGCGTCAGGGTCTTACGCGGCCAGCGATTTCATCGGATTTTCGTTTGAAGCGACCGAGACCGGCAATGGTGATCGCTACGCCTATCTCGCCGAAATTCGCGGAGCAACAGGGACGACGGTTACGATCAGCCAAACTCTTGTCAATGCGGCGCCAACAGTCACATTGGGCAGCCTAAGCGGGCCAGACGGCAGCGGAGACTATACTGTCATCGCAACGCTGTCAGAAAACAGCTCTGATTTTACATCCTCTAGCCTGACGTTGACGAACGCCACAGCGACAGTGTCCGGCAGCGGTAGCAGCTACAGCATAGTTCTGTCTCCGATCGCGGATGGGGTGGTCGATGTGTCAGTCCAAAAGGGCGCTTTTACGGACAGCTTAGGACTTGGGAATTGGGTCGCCTCAAATGATGTGACGTTTTCAGTAGATTTCACCGCGCCAACGGTCAGTATCGCGGCCTTCACTGGTGCCGCGAACGGAAATCAAACGGCAGTGATCACCCTGTCCGAAGCCAGCACCGACTTTGAGGTTGGCGATCTGACCCTGACGAACGCGACGGCGACGCTCACGGGATCGGGCACCAGCTACACCGCGACACTGACGCCTCTCGCCGATGGCACGGTCGCACTGTCGGTCGGAGCGGGCAGCTTCACCGACGCGGCAGGCAATGACAACACGGCCTCGAACGAGGTGACGGCGACGTTTGACGGCACCGCGCCGACTGCGACTCTGGGTGCGTTGAGCGGACCGGTGGCGGGTGTTTACACTGCCAATCTGACGTTCTCGGAGGCGGTCACGGGGCTTGCTGCGGCAGAGCTGACGGTGGTGAATGCCACGGCGACGCTGTCGGGCAGCGGTTCGACCTATGTTGTGAACCTGACGCCGCAGGCGGATGGCGCGCTGAGCGTGACGGTGCCTGCGGATGTGGCCGAGGATGCGGCGGGCAATGGCAACACGGCGTCGACGACACAAGGCGCGACCTTTGACGGCACGGCACCCACGGTCACCATCGGCGCTTTGACGGGTCCGACGGCAGGCGTCTACACTGCTGCCATCACCCTGTCCGAAGCCAGCACCGACTTTGAGGTTGGCGATCTGACCCTGACGAACGCGACGGCGACGCTCACGGGATCGGGCACCAGCTACACCGCGACACTGACGCCTCTCGCCGATGGCACGGTCGCACTGTCGGTCGGAGCGGGCAGCTTCACCGACGCGGCAGGCAATGACAACACGGCCTCGAACGAGGTGACGGCGACGTTTGACGGCACCGCGCCGACTGTCAACATCACCGGCGCGCCGACTACGGTAAACGCAACGACATCATTCACGGTAACAATCACCTTTTCAGAAGACGTAACAGGCTTTGAAAGTACAGATATCACGACATCGAATGCGACCGTCAGCAGCCTCGCAGGCAGTGGTGCGGTCTATCAGGCGCATCTGAGAGCTGCTGGCAGCGGTGCCATCACCCTTGTTGTTCCAGCGGATGCCGCTGTCGATGCCGGTAACAACGGGAACCTCGCATCTAATTCCGTCAATATTGCTGATGTCACTGTAGAGCAAACGCAAGAATTGATTGCGTCGTTCATACAGACCCGGGCGAACCAACTGATCCGCAGCCAACCCGGTCTGACTGGGTTCCTGTCGGGGCAGGCACAGGGAGAGTTCGATGTGAATGTCACCCGTGGTCAGGGCCAGTTCAACTTTGCCAGCAACCCGGACGATCCGATCTGGATGCGGGCCCAGGGATCCTGGTCGTCAAACACAACCAGCAAGAGCCGTTATATGTTTGGTGCCTTGGGCAGCCACCGGAAAGTGAACGAAAACCTGTTGATCGGTGCAATGCTGCAGTTTGACCATCTGTCAGAAGACACCGGCAACGCCTCAGTCGACGGCACAGGTTGGATGGTCGGCCCCTATTTCGTCGCCAAAAGCGCCGGGCAACCGCTCTATTTCGAAGGACGGCTTTTGTACGGCGAGACCAGCAATACGATCTCTCCATTCGGAACCTACGAAGACGACTTCGACACCACTCGCGTGCTGGCGCAGTTCAAAGTGACAGGCGAGTATGCATATGGGTCAACCACAACCCTGTATCCGTTCTTCGATGCATCTTATGTGGCGGACGACCAGCACAGCTATGTCGACAGTCTGGGCAACACCATTCCCGGACAGGACATCAACCTTGGGCAGATCGAAATCGGTCTGGATTTCAAACGGGACATTCCGGTGATCTCGGGTGAGCTTACGCTGTTGGGCGGGGTGTCTGGCATCTGGTCGCAGACCGGCGGCAGCGGATTTGCCTCCACGGTTTCGCCAGATTACGAAGGCGGTCGCATGCGGGTCGAGTTGGGGGTGAACCGCATGTTGTCCGCCACCCGAACGTTCAACGCCGCGACCTTCTACGACGGCATCGGTGCCGGTGGATTTGAAAGTTTCGGGGTGAGCTTGGGTTACAAAATGCAGTTCTGA
- a CDS encoding TRAP transporter small permease, whose protein sequence is MLARLNRLLDGIARITSWVALSFLAFMMVAITLDVVARALFGRAVPGLFEMTEMSMVMVVFMGLGATLLDDGHIRVTMMTDALPGPWSRVCTSLAWLFAGLTFAMLAWPATQEAIYSFSIREFRWGYFQVPIWWAKIAVAAGLWFAALQAAVHALRIALKHVALPTLDRVQSDIH, encoded by the coding sequence ATGCTGGCGCGTTTGAACCGCCTGCTCGACGGGATTGCCCGGATCACATCATGGGTGGCATTGAGCTTTCTTGCCTTCATGATGGTGGCCATCACATTGGATGTGGTGGCCCGCGCCCTCTTTGGACGCGCTGTGCCGGGGCTTTTCGAAATGACGGAAATGTCGATGGTGATGGTGGTCTTCATGGGGCTTGGGGCGACGTTGCTTGATGACGGGCATATCCGTGTCACGATGATGACCGATGCGCTGCCCGGCCCCTGGTCCCGCGTCTGCACGTCTTTGGCGTGGCTGTTCGCCGGGCTCACGTTTGCCATGCTGGCATGGCCTGCAACTCAGGAAGCGATCTATTCGTTTTCGATCCGTGAATTCCGCTGGGGCTATTTCCAAGTGCCAATCTGGTGGGCCAAAATTGCGGTGGCTGCAGGGCTCTGGTTTGCCGCACTCCAAGCCGCGGTCCATGCGCTGCGCATCGCGTTGAAACACGTGGCCTTGCCGACACTCGACCGCGTTCAATCCGACATTCACTGA
- a CDS encoding TRAP transporter large permease — protein MDVTLITALAVGLIFLLMALGTPVFAALALSGAFGIIMVENLAFLLARLKSFSFAHTANYALTVIPLFILMGAFAHHAQVGKRLFHVANKWVGHLPGGLAMASILTSAGFAATSGSSVATAATVGAVALPEMKAKGYDRRLAAGAVAAGGVLGVLIPPSVLLIFYAALTEVSAGKMLIAGFVPGIITTIAFMLGVALIGRRVQDHSTRAPRATWGDRISTTTQAWQVLVLFTIVLGGIYLGLVTPTEAGAIGALAAFVMLLFAKSARGSLRRNLSESFRSTATTTVMILFTMIGAGIFSYFLTLVQVPQMIAGAITQSGVPPHVIVAVLLLLYIPLGMFLDAFSMMVITLPIVFPTVSGLGFDPIWFGILCVKMCEIGLITPPVGLNCFVIAGIDRDTPLPDVFRGALWFVAIEMVTVVVLFAFPQIVTWLPDTMMAR, from the coding sequence ATGGATGTGACACTCATCACCGCACTCGCCGTCGGGTTGATCTTTCTGCTGATGGCGCTTGGCACACCGGTCTTTGCCGCACTGGCTCTGTCCGGGGCTTTCGGCATCATCATGGTTGAAAATCTGGCCTTTTTGCTGGCCAGACTGAAATCCTTTTCCTTCGCCCATACCGCCAATTATGCGCTCACCGTGATCCCGCTGTTCATCTTGATGGGGGCGTTTGCGCATCACGCACAGGTCGGGAAACGGCTGTTCCATGTGGCCAACAAATGGGTCGGCCATTTGCCCGGCGGGCTTGCCATGGCTAGCATCCTGACCTCGGCTGGGTTTGCGGCCACCTCCGGTTCTTCGGTTGCCACTGCGGCGACTGTGGGCGCAGTGGCCCTCCCTGAAATGAAGGCAAAGGGCTATGATCGCCGTCTCGCGGCCGGAGCGGTTGCGGCGGGCGGCGTTTTGGGGGTGTTGATCCCCCCTTCCGTCCTGTTGATTTTCTATGCGGCGCTGACCGAAGTCTCTGCTGGCAAAATGTTGATCGCGGGTTTTGTGCCCGGCATCATCACAACGATTGCCTTTATGCTAGGCGTGGCGTTGATTGGCCGCCGGGTTCAGGACCACTCCACCCGCGCACCACGGGCAACATGGGGCGACCGGATATCGACCACGACACAGGCGTGGCAGGTTTTGGTGCTTTTCACAATTGTTCTCGGGGGGATTTACCTTGGGCTGGTCACGCCCACAGAGGCTGGGGCGATCGGGGCACTTGCGGCTTTCGTGATGCTGCTTTTTGCAAAATCCGCGCGGGGGAGCCTCAGACGAAATCTGTCTGAAAGTTTTCGTTCGACCGCCACGACCACGGTGATGATCCTTTTCACCATGATCGGCGCAGGTATCTTTAGCTATTTTCTGACCCTCGTTCAGGTCCCGCAAATGATTGCCGGCGCAATCACTCAAAGCGGCGTTCCGCCCCATGTTATCGTCGCTGTTCTGCTGTTGCTCTACATTCCGCTTGGGATGTTTTTGGACGCATTCTCAATGATGGTGATCACACTCCCCATCGTGTTCCCGACCGTCTCAGGCCTTGGATTTGATCCGATCTGGTTCGGCATTCTCTGCGTAAAAATGTGTGAGATTGGACTGATCACGCCTCCCGTGGGTCTCAATTGTTTCGTGATTGCGGGGATTGATCGCGACACCCCCTTGCCGGACGTGTTTCGGGGGGCGCTTTGGTTTGTGGCCATCGAAATGGTCACCGTGGTGGTGCTTTTCGCGTTCCCACAAATTGTGACATGGCTGCCAGATACGATGATGGCCCGGTGA
- a CDS encoding thiolase domain-containing protein, translated as MTTDIFITGSGHTRFGRLEQSLEDLIVDAAREAIEDAQIPPADIDAVFLGHFNSGLVPDGFASSLILQAHPDLRFKPATRCENACASGAAAIHAGLNAIRAGRARNVLVVGAEKMTHRSTPDVTTALAGAGYQNDAAEAALSFPQVFAVAAAQYAERYGDPMDTFARIAAKNHDNAMKNPLAHMHKALPYDFCREVSERNPLIAPPLRLSDCSLVTDGAAAIVLSASTAHASDATARVLVAAAEHVSDFLPMSRRDFVAFEGPERAIQMAYKAAGITVSDLDFAEVHDCFTPAELLIYEAMGLAPKGQGARALSEGTVYADGRTPVNLSGGLKAKGHPVGATGVSMHALGFRQLTGRAGDIQREGAQWGLAFNMGGAAVANYATVLKADRA; from the coding sequence ATGACCACAGACATCTTTATCACCGGTTCCGGCCACACGCGCTTTGGGCGCCTGGAACAAAGCCTTGAGGATTTGATCGTCGACGCCGCCCGCGAGGCAATCGAGGACGCTCAAATTCCTCCTGCGGACATTGATGCTGTGTTTCTCGGGCATTTCAATTCCGGGCTGGTGCCGGATGGTTTTGCCTCCTCCCTCATTTTGCAGGCCCACCCTGATTTGCGGTTCAAACCCGCAACGCGGTGTGAAAATGCCTGTGCATCTGGTGCGGCGGCGATCCATGCCGGACTGAACGCCATTCGGGCCGGTCGTGCCCGGAACGTTTTGGTTGTTGGCGCTGAAAAGATGACCCATCGCTCGACACCCGATGTCACCACCGCATTGGCGGGGGCTGGGTATCAAAATGATGCGGCCGAAGCGGCTTTGAGTTTTCCCCAAGTCTTTGCCGTTGCGGCAGCGCAATATGCCGAGCGGTACGGTGACCCCATGGACACATTTGCGCGCATCGCCGCAAAAAACCATGACAACGCGATGAAAAACCCCCTCGCACATATGCATAAGGCGCTGCCCTATGACTTTTGCCGCGAGGTGAGCGAGAGAAACCCGTTGATCGCGCCTCCGCTTCGATTGAGCGATTGTTCGTTGGTCACGGATGGCGCAGCAGCCATTGTGTTGAGCGCAAGCACGGCACATGCCAGCGATGCGACGGCACGGGTTTTGGTGGCCGCTGCCGAACATGTATCGGATTTCCTACCGATGAGCCGTCGTGATTTTGTGGCCTTCGAGGGCCCGGAACGCGCCATTCAAATGGCCTATAAGGCGGCGGGAATCACCGTGTCCGATCTCGATTTTGCCGAGGTCCATGATTGCTTCACGCCTGCCGAATTGCTGATCTATGAGGCAATGGGGCTTGCTCCCAAAGGGCAAGGTGCCCGTGCTTTGAGTGAGGGGACAGTCTATGCGGACGGTCGCACGCCGGTGAACCTGTCGGGCGGCCTCAAGGCCAAAGGCCATCCGGTCGGGGCCACAGGCGTCTCCATGCATGCACTCGGGTTTCGGCAACTGACCGGACGCGCGGGGGACATCCAACGCGAAGGTGCACAATGGGGGCTTGCCTTCAACATGGGCGGGGCGGCTGTCGCCAACTATGCGACAGTTTTAAAGGCCGACCGCGCCTAA